One genomic segment of Brassica napus cultivar Da-Ae chromosome A3, Da-Ae, whole genome shotgun sequence includes these proteins:
- the LOC125606931 gene encoding putative FBD-associated F-box protein At5g50270 isoform X1, whose protein sequence is MQMDRISHLPEHLLLRVFSFLPTTKDAVAKMVLSKRWQYLWTLVPRLVYDDGNNSNITKESFSRFVDRSLLLHEAPVLEYVRFKLGEKSSDVDNIGVWARTVSRRHVRELVIEIDRYSCTDPAILPKSLYTVSGMLVKLKLDNVVLADDVSSPVSFPSLKELTLISIEYPGGDEHVKRFLSNCPLLENLYVDRCLEDNVTVFTVRVPSLKTLYMCDAPYKDGYGGERFVIDAPSLETLTIDDSAGGFCVFENEMPNLVTAHIDFYYRHPGNILSSITPVRVLYLRLSPLEDAYSSGCVFHRLVDFTLCRCERQWLNLLMCVLRDSPKLRTLKLVQVYF, encoded by the exons ATGCAGATGGATAGGATAAGTCATCTGCCTGAACATCTGCTTTTGAGGGTCTTTTCCTTTCTGCCTACTACCAAAGATGCTGTGGCCAAAATGGTTTTGTCCAAACGGTGGCAGTATCTGTGGACGCTTGTGCCAAGACTCGTGTACGATGATGGCAATAATAGTAATATCACGAAAGAGAGTTTCTCGAGGTTTGTAGACAGATCCTTGCTTTTGCACGAGGCTCCAGTTCTAGAGTATGTGCGTTTCAAGCTCGGTGAAAAGTCTAGTGATGTTGATAATATTGGAGTTTGGGCTAGAACTGTATCTAGGCGCCATGTCCGTGAGCTGGTCATCGAGATTGATAGATATTCTTGTACAGATCCAGCCATCCTTCCTAAAAGCTTGTACACGGTCTCTGGAATGCTTGTGAAGTTGAAACTTGACAACGTGGTTCTTGCTGATGATGTTTCTTCACCCGTGTCTTTCCCATCTCTCAAGGAATTGACTCTTATTTCCATTGAATACCCAGGTGGTGATGAACATGTCAAAAGGTTTTTATCCAATTGTCCTCTTCTTGAAAACTTGTATGTGGACCGATGTCTTGAAGACAATGTTACTGTTTTCACCGTTAGAGTGCCTTCTCTTAAGACTTTATACATGTGTGATGCACCGTACAAAGATGGCTACGGTGGAGAGAGGTTTGTGATAGATGCTCCTTCTCTGGAGACGTTGACTATTGATGATTCTGCGGGTGGGTTTTGTGTCTTTGAGAATGAAATGCCTAACCTTGTAACGGCACATATTGACTTTTACTATAGACATCCTGGGAATATTCTGAGTTCCATAACTCCAGTCAGGGTTCTCTATTTACGTTTATCACCCTTGGAG GATGCATATTCTAGTGGTTGTGTCTTCCACCGCCTCGTAGATTTTACGCTATGCAGATGTGAGAGGCAGTGGTTGAACCTACTTATGTGTGTGCTCAGAGATTCTCCTAAATTACGAACTCTCAAACTTGTTCaggtatatttttaa
- the LOC106438744 gene encoding U3 small nucleolar RNA-associated protein 21 homolog has translation MGIFEPFRAIGYITSTVPFSVQRLGTETFVTVSVGKAFQIYNCAKLNLVIISPQLPKKIRALASYRDFTFAAFGNEIAVFKRAHQVATWSKHVAKVDLLLLFGEHVLSLDVEGNMFIWAFKGIEEHLAPVGHVQLCEKFTPTCIVHPDTYLNKVLVGSQEGPLQLWNINTKKMLYQFKGWGSSVCCCVSSPALDVVAIGCADGKIHVHNLKLDQEIVTFEHASRGAVTALSFSTDGRPLLASGGSFGVISIWNLNKRRLQSVIRDAHDSSVISLNFLANEPVLMSASADNSLKMWIFDTNDGDPRLLRFRSGHSAPPLCIRFYSNGRHILSAGQDRAFRLFSVIQEQQSRELSQRHISRRAKKLRLKEEELKLKPVIAFDCAEIRERDWCNVVTCHMDTAEAYVWRLQNFVLGEHILKPCPENPTPIKACAISACGNFAVVGTASGWIERFNLQSGISRGSYLDKSMTKSYSHDGEVIGLACDSTNTLMISAGYHGDVKVWDFKKRELKSRWDVGCSLVKIVYHRVNGLLATVANDFVIRLYDVVALRMVREFRGHTDRITDLCFSEDGKWLLSSSMDGSLRIWDVILAKQIDGVHVDVPITALSLSPNMDILATAHSDQNGVYLWVNQSMYSGAPNVDSYASGKNVVNIRLPSVSALRSSEADDADDKKTQVSENSESQNAASFLISPEQIPELVTLSLLPKSQWQSLINLDIIKARNKPIEPPKKPEKAPFFLPSIPSLSGDIVFKSNESDDDGEDEDKNKDSKNSMKNFDALESPFSKLLKSSWDSKHFSDFTDYIKGLSPSALDIELRMLEIIDEEVEEELIQRPEFISIGQLLDYLIHEITCRNNFEFMQAVMRLFLKIHGETIRCHPSLQEKARKLLESQSLVWQKMDKLFQSTRCIVTFLSNSQF, from the exons ATGGGAATCTTCGAACCGTTTAGAGCGATAGGATACATAACGAGCACGGTTCCTTTCTCCGTTCAGCGACTGGGCACCGAGACCTTCGTCACCGTCAGCGTCGGCAAAGCTTTCCAGATTTACAAC TGTGCCAAGCTTAACCTTGTCATTATCA GTCCTCAACTCCCAAAGAAAATCAGAGCTCTTGCTTCTTACCGTGACTTCACTTTTGCTGCTTTTGGTAATGAAATCGCTGTTTTCAAACGTGCTCATCAG GTAGCAACTTGGAGCAAGCATGTTGCTAAAGTTGATCTGCTTCTCTTGTTTGGAGAACACGTCCTAAGTCTTGACGTCGAGGGGAACATGTTCATATGGGCATTCAAAGGAATTGAAGAACATCTAGCTCCTGTTGGACATGTTCAACTTTGTGAAAAGTTTACTCCTACTTGTATTGTTCATCCAGACACTTACTTGAACAAG GTTCTTGTTGGGAGCCAAGAGGGTCCGCTGCAGCTATGGAACATAAATACTAAGAAGATGCTTTATCAGTTTAAGGGTTGGGGTTCATCTGTCTGCTGTTGTGTTTCATCCCCTGCCTTGGATGTTGTTGCCATCGGTTGTGCTGATGGAAAGATCCATGTTCATAACTTAAAACTGGACCAAGAGATTGTAACGTTTGAACACGCCTCGCGAGGTGCTGTTACTGCTTTGTCCTTCAGTACAG ATGGGCGTCCCCTTCTTGCATCCGGAGGTTCTTTTGGTGTGATCAGCATCTGGAATCTTAACAAAAGgaggcttcagtcggtcattaGGGATGCACATGACAGCTCTGTTATCTCGTTGAACTTTTTAGCAAATGAACCTGTGCTAATGAGTGCATCAGCAGATAACTCACTCAAG ATGTGGATTTTTGACACAAATGATGGTGATCCTCGTCTACTACGCTTCCGGTCTGGGCATAGTGCCCCACCCCTGTGTATCAG GTTCTACTCTAATGGACGGCACATTTTGTCCGCTGGCCAGGATCGTGCCTTCCGCCTGTTCTCTGTCATCCAG GAGCAACAAAGTAGAGAGCTGTCTCAAAGGCACATATCCAGGCGAGCCAAAAAATTGCGTTTGAAG GAGGAAGAGCTGAAACTGAAGCCTGTTATTGCGTTTGATTGCG CTGAAATTAGGGAGCGTGATTGGTGCAACGTGGTTACATGCCATATGGATACAGCAGAAGCTTATGTATGGAGGCTTCAAAACTTTGTTCTTGGAGAACATATCCTCAAACCATGCCCTGAGAATCCAACACCAATTAAG GCTTGTGCAATCAGTGCATGTGGAAACTTTGCAGTAGTCGGAACAGCAAGTGGCTGGATTGAGAGATTCAACCTTCAATCTGGAATCAGCCGTGGTAGCTACTTGGATAAGTCAATGACTAAAAGTTACTCCCATGATGGTGAAGTGATTGGACTTGCTTGCGACTCCACAAACACACTCATGATAAGTGCCGGATACCATGGGGATGTAAAG GTTTGGGATTTCAAGAAGAGGGAACTAAAGTCCAGGTGGGATGTTGGGTGCTCATTGGTTAAAATTGTTTACCACCGAGTAAACG GTCTCTTGGCTACGGTGGCAAATGATTTTGTTATCCGTTTGTATGATGTTGTTGCACTGAGGATGGTTCGTGAGTTTAGAGGTCATACAGACCGTATAACAGATCTGTGCTTTAGTGAAGATGGCAAGTGGCTCCTCTCATCTAGCATGGATGGAAGTCTGAGAATCTGGGATGTGATACTGGCAAAACAGATTGATGGAGTGCATGTTGATGTGCCAATAACAGCATTGTCTTTATCACCCAACATGGACATTTTGGCAACAGCTCATTCTGATCAGAACGGTGTCTACTTGTG GGTTAACCAATCCATGTACTCTGGAGCTCCAAATGTTGACTCCTATGCTAGTGGGAAGAATGTAGTGAATATTAGATTGCCTTCAGTCTCTGCGTTGAGATCTTCTGAAGCTGATGATGCTGATGATAAGAAGACGCAAGTTTCAGAAAATTCTGAAAGCCAAAATGCTGCCAGCTTCTTGATTTCCCCTGAACAGATCCCAGAGCTTGTTACTCTGTCTCTTTTACCAAAAAGCCAGTGGCAAAGCTTGATCAACTTGGATATAATCAAG GCCCGGAACAAACCAATAGAGCCTCCAAAGAAACCTGAGAAGGCTCCTTTTTTCCTGCCGTCTATTCCCTCTCTTTCTGGAGATATAGTGTTCAAGTCAAATGAATCAGACGATGATGGGGAAGATGAGGACAAGAATAAAGACTCCAAGAATAGCATGAAGAATTTTGATGCATTGGAATCTCCATTCTCAAAACTTCTCAAGTCCTCATGGGATTCAAAACACT TTTCAGATTTCACAGATTACATTAAGGGTTTATCCCCATCAGCTCTGGACATTGAGCTAAGGATGCTTGAAATTATAGATGAAGAGGTTGAAGAAGAGCTTATCCAAAGACCTGAGTTTATATCcattggacagcttcttgatTACCTCATCCATGAGATCACTTGCAGAAACAACTTTGAATTTATGCAGGCGGTTATGAGATTGTTTCTGAAG ATCCATGGCGAGACCATAAGGTGCCACCCAAGTTTACAAGAGAAGGCGAGGAAGCTGTTAGAAAGTCAGAGTCTAGTATGGCAGAAGATGGACAAGCTTTTCCAGAGCACAAGATGCATAGTTACCTTCCTTAGCAATTCACAGTTTTGA
- the LOC106438747 gene encoding homeobox-leucine zipper protein PROTODERMAL FACTOR 2, with protein MYHPNMFESHHMFDMTTKSTSDNDFGITGSREDDFETKSGTEVTTENPSGEELQDPNQRPNKKKRYHRHTQRQIQELESFFKECPHPDDKQRKELSRDLGLEPLQIKFWFQNKRTQMKAQHERHDNQILKSDNDKLRAENNRYKEALSNATCPNCGGPAAIGEMSFDEQHLRIENARLREEIDRISAIAAKYVGKPIGSSFSPLAINAPSRSLDLEVGNFGNQAGFVGEMYGTGDILRSVSIPSESDKPMIIELAVAAMEELVRMAQVGDPLWVSTDNSNEILNEEEYFRTFPRGIGPKPLGLRSEASRESAVVIMNHINLVEILMDVNQWSCVFSGIVSRALTLEVLSTGVAGNYNGALQVMTAEFQVPSPLVPTRENYFVRYCKQHSDGSWAVVDVSLDSLRPNPISRTRRRPSGCLIQELPNGYSKVTWVEHMEVDDRSVHTMYKPLVHSGLAFGARRWVSTLERQCERLASSMASNIPASDLSVITSPEGRKSMLKLAERMVMSFCSGVGASTAHAWTTMSSTGSDDVRVMTRKSMDDPGRPPGIVLSAATSFWIPVAPKRVFDFLRDENSRSEWDILSNGGMVQEMAHIANGREPGNCVSLLRVNSGNSSQSNMLILQESCTDASGSYVIYAPVDIVAMNVVLSGGDPDYVALLPSGFAILPDGSVGGGENGNQEVVSSSTASESCGSLLTVAFQILVDSVPTAKLSLGSVATVNSLIKCTVERIKAAVACDRGGGGP; from the exons ATGTATCATCCAAACATGTTTGAGAGCCATCATATGTTCGACATGACCACAAAGAGTACCTCCGACAACGACTTTGGAATCACCGGAAGCCGTGAAGATGATTTCGAGACCAAGTCAGGCACCGAAGTCACCACCGAGAATCCTTCCGGTGAAGAGCTTCAAGATCCTAACCAACGTCCCAACAAAAAGAAGCGTTACCATCGCCACACGCAACGTCAAATCCAAGAGCTGGAATC tTTCTTTAAAGAATGCCCTCATCCAGATGATAAGCAACGTAAAGAGTTGAGCCGCGATCTCGGTTTAGAGCCTCTTCAAATAAAGTTTTGGTTCCAAAACAAACGCACGCAAATGAAG GCACAACATGAGAGGCATGATAACCAGATTCTTAAGTCAGACAATGACAAGCTCAGAGCAGAGAACAATAGATACAAAGAAGCTCTAAGCAACGCTACATGCCCTAACTGTGGCGGTCCAGCTGCTATTGGAGAAATGTCTTTCGACGAACAGCATCTCAGGATTGAAAATGCTCGCCTCCGCGAAGAG ATTGATAGGATCTCTGCTATTGCTGCAAAATACGTTGGGAAGCCAATTGGATCGTCATTTTCTCCACTAGCAATCAACGCGCCTTCTCGTTCTCTTGATCTTGAAGTTGGAAACTTTGGGAACCAAGCAGGTTTTGTAGGGGAAATGTACGGAACAGGTGACATTTTGAGGTCAGTCTCAATCCCTTCTGAGTCAGACAAGCCTATGATCATAGAGCTAGCGGTTGCAGCTATGGAGGAACTCGTGAGAATGGCTCAAGTGGGGGATCCTTTATGGGTTTCAACCGATAATTCTAATGAAATTCTCAACGAAGAAGAGTATTTCAGAACGTTTCCAAGAGGAATCGGACCAAAGCCATTAGGTTTGAGATCAGAGGCATCAAGAGAATCAGCTGTTGTTATAATGAATCACATCAATCTCGTTGAGATTCTCATGGATGTG AATCAATGGTCTTGTGTTTTCTCTGGGATTGTGTCAAGAGCCTTGACGCTGGAAGTTCTTTCCACTGGAGTTGCTGGGAACTACAATGGTGCTTTGCAAGTG ATGACAGCTGAGTTTCAAGTTCCGTCGCCGCTAGTCCCAACACGTGAAAACTACTTTGTGAGATACTGTAAACAGCATAGCGACGGTTCTTGGGCTGTGGTTGATGTCTCTTTGGACAGCCTTAGACCGAACCCGATTTCAAGAACTAGAAGAAGGCCTTCTGGTTGTCTGATTCAAGAACTGCCTAATGGTTATTCTAAG GTTACATGGGTAGAACATATGGAGGTGGATGATAGATCGGTTCACACTATGTATAAACCGCTGGTTCATTCCGGTTTAGCTTTTGGAGCGAGACGTTGGGTGTCTACACTCGAACGTCAGTGCGAGCGGCTCGCGAGTTCGATGGCCAGCAACATCCCGGCTAGTGATCTTTCCG TGATAACGAGTCCCGAAGGGAGGAAGAGCATGTTGAAGCTAGCGGAAAGGATGGTTATGAGCTTTTGCAGCGGTGTTGGCGCGTCGACTGCACATGCATGGACCACAATGTCGTCAACTGGATCCGATGATGTTCGAGTCATGACCCGAAAGAGCATGGATGATCCGGGAAGACCTCCGGGGATCGTTCTTAGCGCCGCGACTTCATTCTGGATCCCAGTGGCTCCCAAACGGGTTTTCGACTTCCTCCGCGACGAAAATTCAAGAAGCGAG TGGGATATTCTGTCAAATGGAGGAATGGTTCAAGAAATGGCTCATATAGCAAATGGTCGAGAACCTGGAAACTGCGTCTCCTTGCTCCGAGTCAAC AGCGGAAACTCGAGCCAAAGCAACATGTTGATTCTACAAGAGAGCTGCACGGACGCATCTGGATCGTACGTTATCTATGCGCCGGTGGATATAGTGGCGATGAACGTTGTTCTAAGCGGAGGAGATCCTGATTACGTGGCGTTGCTCCCATCTGGTTTCGCTATATTACCCGATGGTTCGGTCGGAGGAGGAGAAAATGGGAATCAAGAAGTGGTTTCTTCTTCTACTGCATCTGAGAGTTGTGGTTCACTGTTAACCGTTGCGTTTCAGATACTTGTTGATTCTGTTCCTACAGCTAAGCTCTCTCTTGGCTCGGTGGCTACGGTTAACAGTCTGATCAAATGTACGGTGGAGAGGATTAAAGCAGCCGTTGCTTGTGACCGAGGTGGAGGAGGACCATAA
- the LOC106443808 gene encoding peptide methionine sulfoxide reductase B5-like, which translates to MAAAHGLVVQKTEEEWRAILSPEQFRILRQKGTEIPGTGEYDKFFEDGIFSCVGCKTPLYKSSTKFDSGCGWPAFFEGLPGAINRTPDPDGISTEITCAVCDGHLGHVTKGEGYDTPTDERHCVNSVSIIFNPQKPPEEAED; encoded by the exons ATGGCGGCAGCTCATGGACTGGTGGTTCAGAAAACAGAGGAGGAGTGGCGTGCGATCCTTTCTCCTGAGCAGTTTAGGATCCTCCGACAAAAAGGCACTGA AATACCAGGAACTGGAGAATATGACAAATTCTTCGAGGATGGAATTTTCAGCTGTGTCGGATGCAAAACTCCTCTCTATAAATCCAGCACAAAGTTTGACTCCGGATGTGGTTGGCCAGCTTTCTTTGAAGGACTCCCTGGTGCCATTAACCGAACG CCTGATCCAGATGGGATAAGTACAGAGATCACTTGTGCAGTATGCGACGGGCATTTAGGCCATGTTACAAAAGGAGAAGGTTATGATACTCCTACCGATGAACGCCACTGCGTTAACAGCGTCTCGATCATCTTCAACCCGCAAAAACCACCTGAGGAGGCTGAGGATTGA
- the LOC125606931 gene encoding putative FBD-associated F-box protein At5g50270 isoform X2: MDRISHLPEHLLLRVFSFLPTTKDAVAKMVLSKRWQYLWTLVPRLVYDDGNNSNITKESFSRFVDRSLLLHEAPVLEYVRFKLGEKSSDVDNIGVWARTVSRRHVRELVIEIDRYSCTDPAILPKSLYTVSGMLVKLKLDNVVLADDVSSPVSFPSLKELTLISIEYPGGDEHVKRFLSNCPLLENLYVDRCLEDNVTVFTVRVPSLKTLYMCDAPYKDGYGGERFVIDAPSLETLTIDDSAGGFCVFENEMPNLVTAHIDFYYRHPGNILSSITPVRVLYLRLSPLEDAYSSGCVFHRLVDFTLCRCERQWLNLLMCVLRDSPKLRTLKLVQVYF; this comes from the exons ATGGATAGGATAAGTCATCTGCCTGAACATCTGCTTTTGAGGGTCTTTTCCTTTCTGCCTACTACCAAAGATGCTGTGGCCAAAATGGTTTTGTCCAAACGGTGGCAGTATCTGTGGACGCTTGTGCCAAGACTCGTGTACGATGATGGCAATAATAGTAATATCACGAAAGAGAGTTTCTCGAGGTTTGTAGACAGATCCTTGCTTTTGCACGAGGCTCCAGTTCTAGAGTATGTGCGTTTCAAGCTCGGTGAAAAGTCTAGTGATGTTGATAATATTGGAGTTTGGGCTAGAACTGTATCTAGGCGCCATGTCCGTGAGCTGGTCATCGAGATTGATAGATATTCTTGTACAGATCCAGCCATCCTTCCTAAAAGCTTGTACACGGTCTCTGGAATGCTTGTGAAGTTGAAACTTGACAACGTGGTTCTTGCTGATGATGTTTCTTCACCCGTGTCTTTCCCATCTCTCAAGGAATTGACTCTTATTTCCATTGAATACCCAGGTGGTGATGAACATGTCAAAAGGTTTTTATCCAATTGTCCTCTTCTTGAAAACTTGTATGTGGACCGATGTCTTGAAGACAATGTTACTGTTTTCACCGTTAGAGTGCCTTCTCTTAAGACTTTATACATGTGTGATGCACCGTACAAAGATGGCTACGGTGGAGAGAGGTTTGTGATAGATGCTCCTTCTCTGGAGACGTTGACTATTGATGATTCTGCGGGTGGGTTTTGTGTCTTTGAGAATGAAATGCCTAACCTTGTAACGGCACATATTGACTTTTACTATAGACATCCTGGGAATATTCTGAGTTCCATAACTCCAGTCAGGGTTCTCTATTTACGTTTATCACCCTTGGAG GATGCATATTCTAGTGGTTGTGTCTTCCACCGCCTCGTAGATTTTACGCTATGCAGATGTGAGAGGCAGTGGTTGAACCTACTTATGTGTGTGCTCAGAGATTCTCCTAAATTACGAACTCTCAAACTTGTTCaggtatatttttaa
- the LOC106438745 gene encoding vesicle-fusing ATPase: MAGGYGSQVMTMTVTNTPSADLAFTNLAYCSSSDLRQFSVPGSDLFLANVADSFILSLCGHGSIRDGSIALNAIQRRHARVSTGDMVSVSRFVPPENFELAMLTLELEFVKKGTKSEQVDAALLSTQLKRKYINQVLTVGQKATFEYHGTNYILTVNRADVEGQNGIERGMLSQDTYIVFEASNASGIKIVNQREAASSNIFKHKEFNLESLGIGGLGAEFADIFRRAFASRVFPPHVTSRLGIKHVKGMLLFGPPGTGKTLMARQIGKMLNGKDPKIVNGPEVLSKFVGETEKNVRDLFADAEQDQRTLGDASELHVIIFDEIDAICKSRGSTRDGTGVHDSIVNQLLTKIDGVEALNNVLLIGMTNRKDLLDEALLRPGRLEVQVEISLPDEAGRLQILQIHTNKMKENSFLGHDINLQELAARTKNYSGAELEGVVKSATSYALNRQLSMDDLTKPVEEENIKITMEDFLHAIHEVQPAFGASTDDLERCRLNGMVDSGDRHNHIYKRAMLLVEQVKVSTRSPLVTCLLEGPSGSGKTALAATVGIDSDFPYVKIVSAETMIGLHESTKCAHIVKVFEDAYKSPMSIIILDDIERLLEYVAIGPRFSNIISQTLMVLLKRLPPKGKKLLVFGTTSQLTFLDSVGICEAFSITYSVPTLRTEDAKKVLKQLNVFSEDDVEAAAEALDDMPIKKLYMLIEMAAQGEYGGSAEAIYAGREKIKLTHFFDCLQDVVRF; this comes from the exons ATGGCGGGTGGTTACGGATCGCAAGTGATGACGATGACGGTGACCAACACTCCATCGGCGGATCTCGCCTTCACTAACCTCGCTTACTGCTCCTCCTCCGATCTCCGTCAGTTCTCCGTTCCCGGCTCCGATCTCTTCCTCGCCAACGTCGCCGACTCCTTCATCCTCTCCCTCTG TGGGCATGGAAGCATCCGTGATGGAAGCATTGCTCTCAATGCTATTCAACGGAGGCACGCTAGAGTCTCCACTGGTGACATGGTCTCTGTTAGCAG ATTTGTTCCTCCTGAAAATTTTGAGCTGGCTATGCTGACTCTTGAGTTAGAGTTTGTTAAGAAAGGGACTAAAAGCGAGCAG GTTGATGCTGCTCTCCTTTCGACCCAACTTAAGCGGAAATACATTAACCAG GTCCTGACTGTTGGCCAGAAAGCAACATTTGAGTATCATGGAACTAATTACATTCTTACGGTCAATCGAGCCGATGTAGAGGGTCAGAATGGCATCGAAAGAGGGATGCTTTCTCAAGATACATATATTGTGTTTGAAGCATCAAACGCAAGTGGCATAAAG ATTGTTAACCAACGGGAAGCTGCTAGCAGCAATATATTTAAACATAAGGAATTTAACCTCGAGTCTCTAGGCATAGGAGGTCTGGGTGCGGAGTTTGCTGACATATTTAGAAGAGCCTTTGCTTCTCGTGTATTTCCTCCTCATGTCACAAGCAG ACTGGGAATTAAGCATGTTAAAGGGATGCTTCTGTTTGGACCTCCTGGTACTGGCAAAACACTTATGGCGCGGCAAATTGGAAAGATGTTGAACGGAAAAGATCCAAAG ATCGTTAATGGTCCTGAAGTGCTGAGCAAATTTGTTGGTGAGACGGAAAAAAATGTAAGAGACTTATTTGCTGATGCTGAGCAAGACCAGAGGACCCTTG GTGATGCTAGTGAGTTACATGTCATCatttttgatgaaattgatGCTATCTGTAAG TCAAGAGGCTCAACCAGAGATGGCACAGGTGTCCATGATAGTATTGTGAACCAGCTTTTGACAAAG ATAGATGGTGTGGAGGCCTTGAACAATGTTTTGCTTATTGGAATGACAAATAGAAAGGATTTGCTTGATGAAGCTCTTTTAAG GCCTGGAAGATTGGAGGTTCAAGTTGAGATAAGCCTTCCTGATGAAGCTGGGCGCCTACAAATTCTTCAGATTCACACAAACAAGATGAAGGAAAATTCTTTCCTTGGTCATGATATAAAtctccaagagcttg CTGCTCGAACAAAAAATTACAGTGGTGCGGAGCTTGAAGGTGTTGTTAAAAGTGCTACTTCATATGCGTTAAACAGACAATTAAGCATGGATGATCTTACAAAGCCAGTAGAAGAAGAGAACATCAAGATCACTATGGAGGATTTTCTCCATGCAATCCATGAAGTTCAGCCTGCCTTTGGAGCTTCCACAGATGACTTAGAGCGCTGCAG ACTCAATGGGATGGTGGATTCTGGGGATAGACATAATCACATATACAAAAGAGCTATGCTTCTAGTTGAGCAAGTTAAAGTCAGTACTAGAAGTCCTCTAGTCACTTGCCTTTTGGAAGGGCCCAGTGGAAG TGGGAAAACTGCTTTAGCTGCAACAGTTGGTATCGATAGTGACTTCCCATATGTTAAGATT GTCTCTGCGGAAACGATGATTGGTCTTCATGAGAGCACAAAATGTGCTCACATTGTCAAG GTATTTGAGGATGCATATAAATCACCAATGAGCATCATTATCCTTGATGATATTGAAAG ATTGTTGGAGTACGTAGCAATCGGCCCTCGTTTTTCAAACATTATTTCTCAGACGTTGATGGTTCTTCTCAAACGACTTCCTCCTAAG GGAAAGAAACTTCTGGTCTTTGGGACAACAAGTCAACTAACCTTCTTAGATTCTGTTGGTATCTGTGAGGCCTTCTCTATCACTTACTCTGTTCCAACATTGAGAACAGAGGACGCAAAGAAG GTGCTGAAGCAGCTTAACGTCTTCTCAGAGGATGATGTGGAAGCGGCTGCCGAGGCTCTCGATGAC ATGCCAATCAAGAAACTATACATGCTAATAGAGATGGCAGCGCAAGGAGAGTACGGTGGATCTGCAGAAGCTATCTATGCCGGGAGAGAGAAGATCAAGCTCACTCATTTCTTTGATTGTCTCCAAGACGTAGTCCGATTCTAA